The following coding sequences are from one Arthrobacter sp. 24S4-2 window:
- a CDS encoding ROK family glucokinase encodes MHTPSPGDLPRPYRRKAAWLRRRPAVQDTPSAGQGLREHLRLGRKGLAIGVDIGGTKVAAGVVDADGRILSQAKRSTPGSDPRAVEQVIVELVEELSRGHRIWSVGIGAAGWMDLDGGTVLFSPHLAWRNEPLRDNLQRLLRRPVLLTNDADAAAWAEWRFGSGQGQNRLVCITLGTGIGGAMVMDGRVERGRFGVAGEFGHQIIMPGGHRCECGNRGCWEQYASGNALGREARELAAANSPVAQELLKAVDGKVDRITGVTVTELAKAGDATSQELLEDVGEWLGLGLANLAAALDPGKFVIGGGLCDAGELLVAPARKAFARNLTGRGFRPAAEIALAALGPNAGLIGAADLSRVSSRMHG; translated from the coding sequence ATGCACACACCTTCGCCCGGCGACCTGCCCAGACCCTACCGACGGAAGGCCGCCTGGCTGCGGAGGAGGCCGGCCGTGCAGGACACACCCTCGGCGGGCCAGGGCCTCCGCGAGCACCTGAGGCTGGGGCGCAAGGGCTTGGCCATCGGCGTGGACATCGGCGGGACCAAGGTGGCCGCCGGCGTGGTGGATGCCGACGGCAGGATCCTCAGCCAGGCCAAGCGTTCGACACCCGGCAGTGACCCCCGGGCCGTGGAGCAGGTGATCGTGGAACTCGTGGAGGAGCTCAGCCGCGGCCACCGCATCTGGTCGGTGGGGATTGGCGCCGCGGGCTGGATGGACCTCGACGGCGGCACCGTGCTCTTCAGCCCGCACCTTGCCTGGCGCAACGAACCCCTCCGGGACAACCTCCAGCGGTTGCTTCGCCGGCCTGTGCTGTTGACCAACGACGCCGATGCCGCCGCGTGGGCCGAATGGCGGTTCGGTTCCGGCCAGGGGCAGAACAGGCTAGTGTGCATCACGCTCGGCACCGGGATCGGCGGCGCCATGGTGATGGACGGCCGCGTGGAACGCGGACGGTTCGGCGTGGCCGGCGAATTCGGCCACCAGATCATCATGCCCGGCGGCCACAGGTGCGAATGCGGAAACCGCGGCTGCTGGGAACAGTACGCCTCCGGGAACGCCCTGGGCCGGGAAGCCCGCGAGCTGGCAGCCGCCAATTCACCGGTGGCACAGGAACTCCTCAAGGCCGTGGACGGGAAAGTGGACCGGATCACCGGCGTCACCGTCACGGAACTGGCCAAGGCAGGGGACGCCACATCGCAGGAACTGCTGGAAGACGTCGGGGAGTGGCTGGGACTCGGACTGGCCAACCTTGCGGCTGCGCTGGATCCCGGCAAGTTCGTGATCGGCGGCGGGCTCTGTGACGCCGGCGAACTGCTGGTCGCCCCGGCCCGCAAGGCTTTTGCGCGGAACCTGACCGGGCGCGGCTTCCGGCCGGCAGCAGAAATCGCACTGGCGGCGCTGGGCCCCAACGCTGGACTGATCGGTGCCGCCGATCTCTCCCGCGTCAGCAGCCGGATGCACGGCTGA
- a CDS encoding MerR family transcriptional regulator, with translation MAQPERRGPQVLNIGEVLAQLSDDFPGMTASKIRFLEEKGLINPQRTPAGYRQYADTDVERLRFVLALQRDQYLPLKVIKDYLDAIDRGERPENLPPGVTVSPRIVSDELATELHNKVRRLSEEQLRAESGASVPLLQSLLDFGLIGHVNGKFDEHALQVARACVQLESHGLEPRHLRPFQAAAEREFGLVERAVAPLTSRKDAASHARAAEAAREISDLCLTLHRALVQDRISRMDI, from the coding sequence ATGGCACAACCGGAACGGCGCGGACCCCAGGTCCTGAACATCGGGGAAGTACTCGCGCAGCTGAGCGACGACTTTCCTGGAATGACGGCGTCGAAAATCAGGTTCCTTGAAGAAAAAGGCCTGATCAACCCGCAACGCACGCCCGCCGGCTACCGGCAGTACGCGGACACTGACGTTGAGCGGCTGCGGTTCGTGCTGGCACTTCAGCGCGACCAGTACCTTCCGCTGAAAGTCATCAAGGACTACCTCGACGCGATCGACCGGGGGGAGCGCCCCGAGAACCTGCCGCCCGGGGTGACAGTTTCGCCCCGGATTGTGTCCGATGAGCTCGCCACCGAACTGCATAACAAAGTGCGCCGGCTGAGTGAGGAGCAGCTGCGGGCCGAGTCCGGTGCAAGCGTTCCGCTGCTGCAGTCGCTCCTCGACTTCGGCCTCATTGGCCACGTCAACGGCAAGTTCGATGAGCACGCCCTCCAGGTGGCCCGCGCCTGCGTCCAGCTGGAAAGCCACGGCCTCGAGCCACGTCACCTGCGGCCCTTCCAGGCCGCCGCGGAGCGGGAATTCGGCCTGGTGGAAAGGGCTGTCGCCCCGCTGACCTCCCGCAAGGACGCCGCGTCCCACGCCCGCGCGGCCGAGGCAGCCCGGGAAATCAGTGATCTCTGCCTGACGCTTCACCGGGCCCTGGTGCAGGACCGTATATCGCGAATGGACATCTGA
- a CDS encoding long-chain fatty acid--CoA ligase gives MREFSVPPLVKVPPETNITDLVLRQAAKASNPALYSRLDAAGQWQDISAADFLADVRVLAKGLMASGVEAGDRVGIMSRTRYEWALVDFAIWFAGAVSVPIYETSSATQVAWNLGDSGAVAAFGEAAHHEDIIRQAATSEGLSSLAHVWQLEGAGLDELRSAGTAISDDQLEARRSRASLADVATIIYTSGTTGRPKGCELTHGNFVELSENALATSLSGIVHEQARTIMFLPLAHVFARFISVLAVAAGVTVAHTPDIKHLLPDLQSYKPTFILAVPRVFEKVYNSALTKAEDGGKGAIFHKAADTAIAYSRARQAGSIGFGLKLRHALFDKLVYSKLRAAMGGQVAHAVSGGGPLGERLGHFFQGIGMQILEGYGLTETTAPITVNTPQLIRIGTVGAPLPGNAVKIADDGEILAKGVCVMRGYYKRDDLAADTFVDGWFRTGDIGQMDEDGFLTITGRKKEIIVTASGKNVVPALLEDQIRADALVSQVLVVGDNRPFIGALVTLDEEALPGWLQRHGLPATVTLVEAANHPVVKAAVQDLVTHANLSVSQAEAIKSFRIVPSDFTEASGHLTPSMKVKRAQVMKDFDSVIGEMYAAPRPARHEPSGQH, from the coding sequence GTGCGCGAATTCAGTGTTCCGCCCTTGGTGAAAGTACCCCCGGAAACCAACATCACCGATCTGGTGCTGCGGCAGGCCGCCAAGGCCTCGAACCCGGCCCTGTATTCGAGGCTCGATGCCGCCGGGCAGTGGCAGGACATTTCCGCCGCGGACTTCCTCGCCGATGTCCGCGTCCTGGCCAAGGGCCTGATGGCCAGTGGGGTGGAGGCCGGGGACCGGGTGGGCATCATGTCCCGCACGCGCTACGAATGGGCCCTGGTGGACTTCGCCATCTGGTTCGCGGGTGCAGTTTCCGTCCCCATCTACGAGACGTCCTCCGCCACCCAGGTTGCCTGGAACCTCGGCGACTCGGGTGCAGTGGCGGCCTTCGGCGAAGCAGCCCACCACGAGGACATCATCCGGCAGGCAGCCACGTCCGAAGGCCTTTCTTCGCTGGCGCATGTCTGGCAGCTCGAAGGAGCAGGCCTGGACGAACTCCGGTCCGCCGGAACCGCCATCAGCGACGACCAGCTGGAAGCACGCAGGAGCCGGGCGTCCCTGGCCGACGTGGCAACCATCATCTACACGTCCGGGACCACCGGCCGGCCCAAGGGCTGCGAACTGACGCACGGCAACTTCGTGGAACTGTCCGAGAACGCACTGGCCACCTCTCTGTCCGGCATCGTCCACGAACAGGCGCGGACCATCATGTTCCTGCCGCTGGCCCACGTATTCGCCCGGTTTATCTCCGTGCTGGCCGTGGCTGCCGGCGTCACCGTGGCACACACCCCGGACATCAAGCACCTCCTGCCGGACCTGCAAAGCTACAAGCCCACGTTCATCCTGGCCGTGCCCCGCGTGTTCGAAAAGGTCTACAACTCCGCGCTCACGAAGGCTGAGGACGGCGGCAAGGGAGCCATCTTCCACAAGGCCGCGGACACGGCCATCGCGTACTCCCGTGCCCGGCAGGCCGGGTCCATCGGATTCGGGCTGAAGCTCCGCCACGCCCTCTTCGACAAACTCGTCTACAGCAAGCTGCGCGCGGCGATGGGCGGGCAGGTGGCCCATGCGGTCTCCGGCGGCGGTCCGCTGGGCGAACGCCTGGGACATTTCTTCCAGGGCATCGGCATGCAGATCCTCGAAGGCTACGGCCTGACCGAAACAACGGCGCCGATCACCGTGAACACGCCCCAGCTGATCAGGATCGGAACGGTCGGTGCTCCGCTGCCCGGTAACGCGGTGAAGATAGCCGACGACGGCGAGATCCTCGCCAAGGGCGTCTGCGTGATGCGCGGCTACTACAAGCGTGACGACCTTGCGGCCGACACGTTCGTGGACGGCTGGTTCCGCACGGGCGACATCGGGCAAATGGACGAGGACGGGTTCCTCACCATCACGGGCCGCAAGAAGGAAATCATCGTGACGGCGAGCGGCAAGAACGTGGTGCCGGCCCTGCTCGAAGACCAGATCCGCGCCGACGCCCTGGTCTCCCAGGTCCTGGTGGTGGGCGACAACCGACCGTTCATCGGCGCACTCGTCACGCTGGACGAGGAAGCCCTGCCGGGCTGGCTGCAGCGCCATGGCCTGCCCGCCACCGTCACCCTCGTGGAGGCCGCGAACCACCCCGTGGTCAAGGCAGCCGTCCAGGACCTGGTTACGCACGCCAACCTGTCCGTGTCCCAGGCCGAGGCCATCAAGTCGTTCCGGATCGTGCCGTCCGACTTCACCGAGGCCTCGGGCCACCTGACCCCGTCAATGAAGGTCAAGCGGGCCCAGGTGATGAAGGACTTCGATTCCGTCATCGGGGAAATGTATGCCGCCCCGCGCCCGGCACGTCACGAGCCGTCCGGGCAGCACTAG
- a CDS encoding ParA family protein, with translation MQVVSISSLKGGVGKTSVTSGLASAALAAGIPTLVVDLDPHADASTALGVQPDDQLDIGRMLKSPRRARLAENVVTSGWVARENYNGARPAVLDVAVGSAYTGIYDRPDLGRRDLRRLSAVLAGTDKYQLILVDCPPSLNGLTRMAWSASDKVALVAEPGLFSVAGTERTMRAIQLFRQEFAPNLSPAGIVANRVRTGSSEHAFRLAEMQSMFGELLLTPYIPEQANWQQIQGAAHSVHHWPGDSAKNAAGLFNTLLDNLLDSNGAVSGAAVRERSLR, from the coding sequence GTGCAAGTAGTCAGCATCAGCAGCCTCAAAGGCGGGGTCGGCAAAACTTCCGTCACCAGCGGATTGGCATCTGCGGCCTTGGCCGCCGGCATCCCCACCCTTGTGGTGGATCTTGATCCGCATGCGGACGCCAGCACGGCGCTCGGCGTCCAGCCCGATGACCAGCTTGACATCGGCAGGATGCTCAAGAGCCCCCGCCGTGCCCGCCTGGCGGAGAACGTTGTCACCAGCGGCTGGGTGGCCCGGGAAAACTACAACGGCGCACGCCCCGCCGTCCTGGACGTGGCGGTGGGCTCGGCGTATACCGGCATCTACGACCGCCCGGACCTCGGCCGCAGGGACCTGCGGAGGCTCTCGGCGGTGCTCGCCGGAACTGACAAATACCAGCTGATCCTCGTTGACTGCCCTCCGTCATTGAACGGGCTCACGCGGATGGCCTGGTCAGCGAGCGACAAGGTGGCCCTCGTGGCGGAACCCGGCCTGTTCTCGGTGGCAGGAACGGAGCGCACCATGCGCGCCATCCAGTTGTTCCGCCAGGAGTTCGCCCCGAACCTCTCCCCCGCCGGAATTGTGGCAAACCGCGTCCGCACCGGCTCGTCCGAGCACGCCTTCCGCCTGGCAGAGATGCAGTCGATGTTCGGCGAACTCCTGCTGACGCCCTATATCCCCGAGCAGGCCAACTGGCAGCAGATCCAGGGCGCGGCCCACTCCGTGCACCACTGGCCGGGCGACTCCGCAAAGAACGCCGCCGGCCTCTTCAACACGCTGCTGGACAACCTCCTTGACTCGAACGGCGCCGTTTCGGGCGCTGCTGTCCGGGAACGCAGCCTGCGCTAG
- a CDS encoding MerR family transcriptional regulator translates to MSPKGEAGELKQASTAGVALPASGAQGLLFTEDLPVLDEDAGYRGPTACKAAGITYRQLDYWARTGLVEPAVRGAAGSGSQRLYGFRDILVLKVVKRLLDTGVSLQQIRSAVEHLRERGVEDLAQITLMSDGASVYECTSADEVIDLVQGGQGVFGIAVGRVWREVEGSLAALPSEHAVEQSFPDDELSKRRAARKIS, encoded by the coding sequence GTGAGTCCGAAAGGCGAAGCAGGCGAGCTAAAGCAGGCTTCAACAGCAGGTGTCGCCCTGCCCGCGAGCGGTGCCCAGGGCCTCCTCTTCACGGAAGACCTTCCCGTCCTGGACGAGGACGCAGGTTACCGCGGTCCGACCGCCTGCAAGGCTGCCGGCATTACTTACCGCCAATTGGACTACTGGGCACGCACTGGGCTCGTGGAGCCCGCCGTGCGGGGTGCCGCCGGTTCCGGGTCGCAGCGTCTTTATGGTTTCCGCGACATCCTGGTGCTGAAGGTGGTCAAGCGCCTGCTGGACACCGGAGTCTCGCTGCAGCAGATCCGCTCCGCAGTGGAGCACTTGCGGGAGCGCGGCGTTGAAGACCTCGCCCAGATCACCCTGATGAGCGACGGCGCGAGCGTCTACGAGTGCACCTCTGCCGACGAAGTCATTGATCTGGTCCAGGGCGGACAGGGCGTCTTCGGGATCGCCGTCGGCCGCGTCTGGCGCGAAGTGGAAGGCAGCCTCGCAGCCCTTCCCAGCGAGCACGCCGTCGAGCAGTCCTTTCCGGACGATGAGCTCAGCAAGCGCCGGGCCGCCCGCAAGATCAGCTGA
- a CDS encoding carboxylesterase, with product MSIPADHSPFSSPFSGNGPSIGVAVSHGFTGSPHGVRAWAQSLADAGFAVRMPLLPGHGTSWQELARTRWQDWHRAYDAAYLELEAECDHVFTAGLSMGGALALRVAALRPVSGTIVVNPGLVIDDPRAPFAGVLKFVLKSTPAIANDIFKPDMDEGAYQRTPVAAAHELNMMFKDTLRLLPRITAPVRVFRSTVDHVVSDSSIVALRRGLTNARLELSALENSYHVATLDNDAPQIFSGTAEFIRSVVSGPVIAGPADGGPAAGTSPASSGGHG from the coding sequence ATGAGCATCCCTGCCGACCACAGCCCGTTCAGCAGCCCGTTTAGCGGCAATGGCCCTTCGATCGGGGTGGCTGTTTCCCACGGCTTCACCGGAAGCCCGCACGGTGTTCGGGCGTGGGCCCAATCGCTGGCCGACGCCGGCTTTGCCGTACGGATGCCGCTCCTGCCGGGCCATGGAACCAGTTGGCAGGAACTTGCCCGGACGCGGTGGCAGGATTGGCACCGCGCCTATGACGCGGCGTACCTGGAGCTGGAGGCCGAGTGCGACCATGTGTTCACGGCGGGCCTGTCCATGGGAGGCGCACTTGCCCTGCGCGTGGCTGCCCTGCGTCCTGTGTCCGGAACCATCGTGGTGAATCCGGGGCTGGTCATCGACGACCCCCGGGCGCCCTTCGCCGGCGTCCTCAAGTTCGTGCTGAAGAGCACGCCGGCGATTGCCAACGACATTTTCAAGCCGGACATGGACGAAGGCGCCTACCAGCGGACGCCCGTGGCGGCAGCCCATGAGCTCAACATGATGTTCAAGGACACCCTGCGCCTGCTGCCCCGGATCACCGCGCCCGTGAGGGTGTTCCGTTCCACGGTGGACCATGTGGTGTCCGACTCCAGCATCGTGGCGCTTCGACGGGGCCTCACGAACGCCCGGCTCGAACTGAGCGCACTGGAAAACAGCTACCACGTGGCCACGCTGGATAACGATGCCCCGCAGATCTTCAGCGGGACGGCTGAATTCATCCGGTCCGTGGTTTCCGGTCCAGTGATCGCCGGTCCGGCGGACGGCGGCCCTGCGGCCGGAACCTCCCCCGCCAGTTCCGGAGGCCACGGCTGA
- a CDS encoding pyruvate carboxylase — MFSKILVANRGEIAIRAFRAGYELGAKTVAVFPNEDRNSIHRQKADEAYLIGEEGHPVRAYLDVDEVVRVAKESGADAIYPGYGFLSENPRLARAAKEAGITFVGPPAEVLELAGNKVAALAAARAAGVPVLKSSQPSKDVDELIAAADEIGFPIFAKAVAGGGGRGMRRVDTREALPEALQAAMREADAAFGDPTMFLEQAVLRPRHIEVQILADAEGNVMHLFERDCSIQRRHQKVIEIAPAPNLDEGIRQALYRDAVKFAKALNYVNAGTVEFLVDTVGERAGQHVFIEMNPRIQVEHTVTEEVTDVDLVQAQLRIASGETLADLGLSQETVQLKGAALQCRITTEDPANGFRPDVGKITGYRSAGGAGVRLDGGTVYSGAEISPHFDSMLVKLTCRGRDYPAAVARARRALAEFRIRGVSTNISFLQAVLDDKDFIAGDVATNFIDQRPELLKARVSADRGTKLLTWLAEVTVNKPNGELKVHSNPAAKLPAVGDAPAPKGSRQRLLELGPEGFAQALRDQVAVAVTDTTFRDAHQSLLATRVRTRDLVAAGPAVSSLLPELLSVEAWGGATYDVALRFLGEDPWDRLAALRKALPNICLQMLLRGRNTVGYTPYPEEVTEAFVNEAAATGIDIFRIFDALNDVNQMAPAIRAVRATGTAVAEVALCYTGDMLDPDEKLYTLDYYLELAQKIVDAGAHILAIKDMAGLLRPAAAAKLVAALRERFDLPVHLHTHDTAGGQLATLLAAVDAGVDAVDVASASLAGTTSQPSASALVAALAHTPRDTGLSLAKVSSLEPYWEAVRRVYAPFESGLPGPTGRVYTHEIPGGQLSNLRQQAMALGLGERFEAIEDMYTAADRILGRLVKVTPSSKVVGDLALHLVGLNADPADFNENPQNYDIPDSVIGFLSGELGDPPGGWPEPFRTKALQGRSIKVRDAELSAEDSAALKSDSKTRQHTLNRLLFEGPTKDYLKSVETYGNLSVLDTRDYLFGLQRGAEHEIELEKGVHLIASLEAISEPDEKGMRTVMCTLNGQSRPVVVRDRSVVSNVKAAEKADPAQPGQVAAPFAGAVTLTVKVGDAVIAGDTVATIEAMKMEASITTPAAGTVSRLAVSAVEQVQGGDLLLVVE; from the coding sequence ATGTTTTCCAAGATTCTGGTGGCTAACCGCGGCGAAATCGCGATCCGTGCCTTCCGTGCCGGCTACGAGCTGGGCGCCAAGACTGTAGCTGTGTTCCCCAACGAGGACCGTAACTCGATCCACCGCCAGAAGGCTGACGAAGCATATCTGATCGGCGAAGAGGGCCACCCCGTCCGGGCATACCTCGACGTGGATGAAGTGGTCCGTGTGGCCAAGGAATCCGGCGCCGACGCCATCTACCCCGGTTACGGCTTCCTCTCCGAAAACCCACGGCTGGCCCGGGCCGCCAAAGAAGCCGGCATCACCTTTGTCGGGCCGCCTGCCGAGGTCCTCGAGCTGGCGGGAAACAAGGTTGCCGCCCTCGCGGCGGCACGCGCGGCCGGTGTTCCCGTGCTCAAGTCGAGCCAGCCCTCAAAGGACGTGGACGAGCTGATTGCGGCCGCCGATGAAATCGGCTTCCCCATCTTCGCCAAGGCTGTCGCCGGCGGTGGCGGTCGCGGCATGCGCCGGGTGGACACCCGCGAAGCCCTGCCCGAGGCGCTGCAGGCCGCCATGCGCGAGGCAGACGCCGCGTTCGGTGACCCCACCATGTTCCTGGAGCAGGCCGTCCTGCGTCCCCGCCACATCGAGGTCCAGATCCTGGCCGATGCCGAGGGCAACGTCATGCACCTCTTCGAGCGTGACTGCTCCATCCAGCGCCGGCACCAGAAGGTCATCGAGATCGCCCCGGCCCCGAACCTCGACGAGGGCATCCGGCAGGCGCTCTACCGTGACGCGGTCAAGTTCGCCAAGGCGCTTAACTACGTCAACGCCGGCACCGTCGAGTTCCTCGTGGACACCGTTGGTGAGCGCGCCGGCCAGCACGTTTTCATCGAAATGAACCCGCGCATCCAGGTGGAGCACACGGTGACCGAGGAAGTCACTGACGTGGACCTGGTCCAGGCACAGCTGCGCATCGCCTCGGGCGAGACGCTCGCGGACCTAGGGCTGTCGCAGGAAACAGTGCAGCTCAAGGGCGCCGCCCTGCAGTGCCGCATCACCACCGAGGACCCGGCCAACGGCTTCCGTCCGGACGTCGGAAAGATCACCGGTTACCGGTCCGCCGGCGGCGCCGGTGTGAGGCTCGACGGCGGCACCGTCTACTCGGGTGCCGAGATCAGCCCGCACTTCGACTCGATGCTGGTCAAGCTGACCTGCCGCGGCCGCGATTACCCCGCAGCCGTGGCGCGCGCCCGGCGTGCCCTGGCGGAATTCCGCATCCGTGGTGTGTCCACCAACATTTCCTTCCTCCAGGCCGTCCTGGACGACAAGGACTTCATCGCCGGGGATGTGGCCACCAACTTCATCGACCAGCGCCCCGAGCTGCTGAAGGCCCGTGTCTCCGCGGACCGTGGCACCAAGCTGCTGACGTGGCTTGCGGAGGTCACCGTCAACAAGCCCAACGGCGAACTTAAGGTCCACTCGAACCCCGCAGCGAAGCTGCCGGCCGTCGGCGACGCCCCCGCGCCCAAAGGTTCGCGCCAGCGGCTGCTGGAGCTGGGTCCCGAAGGCTTCGCCCAAGCCCTTCGCGACCAGGTAGCTGTTGCCGTCACCGACACCACGTTCCGTGACGCCCACCAGTCGCTGCTGGCCACCAGGGTCCGTACCCGCGACCTGGTGGCAGCCGGCCCGGCCGTCTCCTCGCTGCTGCCCGAGCTGCTCTCCGTTGAGGCCTGGGGCGGAGCCACCTACGACGTCGCGCTGCGTTTCCTCGGCGAGGACCCGTGGGACCGGCTTGCCGCACTGCGGAAGGCACTCCCGAACATCTGCCTGCAGATGCTCCTCCGCGGCCGGAACACGGTGGGCTACACCCCGTACCCGGAGGAAGTCACCGAGGCCTTCGTCAACGAGGCTGCAGCCACCGGCATCGATATCTTCCGGATCTTTGACGCCCTCAATGACGTCAACCAGATGGCTCCGGCCATCCGGGCTGTCCGTGCCACCGGCACCGCCGTCGCCGAAGTCGCCCTCTGCTACACCGGCGACATGCTCGATCCCGACGAAAAGCTGTACACCCTGGACTACTACCTGGAGCTGGCGCAGAAGATCGTCGACGCAGGCGCCCACATCCTGGCGATCAAGGACATGGCGGGCCTGTTGCGTCCTGCGGCCGCAGCGAAGCTTGTGGCGGCCCTGCGGGAGCGCTTCGACCTTCCGGTCCACCTGCACACCCACGACACCGCAGGCGGCCAGCTGGCCACGCTCCTGGCTGCAGTGGACGCCGGAGTGGACGCCGTTGACGTTGCATCGGCTTCCCTGGCCGGAACCACCAGCCAGCCTTCCGCCTCCGCACTGGTTGCAGCGCTGGCCCACACGCCGCGCGACACCGGCCTGAGCCTGGCCAAGGTCAGCTCGCTGGAGCCGTACTGGGAGGCCGTCCGCCGCGTCTACGCGCCGTTCGAATCAGGTCTGCCGGGTCCCACCGGCCGGGTCTACACGCACGAGATTCCCGGCGGCCAGCTCTCCAACCTGCGCCAGCAGGCAATGGCACTGGGCCTGGGCGAACGCTTCGAGGCAATCGAGGACATGTACACGGCGGCCGACCGGATCCTGGGCCGGCTGGTGAAGGTGACGCCATCCTCCAAGGTGGTGGGCGACCTCGCCCTGCACCTGGTGGGCCTCAACGCCGACCCCGCCGACTTCAACGAAAACCCGCAGAACTACGACATTCCGGATTCCGTCATCGGGTTCCTGTCCGGTGAACTCGGCGACCCTCCCGGAGGCTGGCCCGAGCCGTTCCGCACCAAGGCCCTCCAGGGCCGCAGCATCAAGGTGCGCGACGCCGAGCTCAGCGCCGAGGACAGCGCCGCCCTGAAGAGCGACTCCAAGACCCGGCAGCACACCCTGAACCGCCTGCTGTTCGAAGGTCCCACGAAGGACTACCTGAAGAGCGTTGAGACGTACGGCAACCTGTCGGTCCTGGACACCCGCGATTACCTGTTCGGGCTCCAGCGCGGCGCGGAACACGAGATCGAGCTGGAGAAGGGCGTGCACCTGATTGCCTCCCTCGAGGCCATTTCGGAGCCGGACGAGAAGGGCATGCGCACAGTGATGTGCACGCTCAACGGGCAGTCCCGGCCGGTTGTGGTCCGCGACCGCTCCGTCGTCAGCAACGTCAAGGCCGCTGAAAAGGCAGACCCGGCCCAGCCGGGCCAGGTCGCCGCCCCGTTCGCCGGCGCCGTCACCCTGACAGTCAAGGTGGGCGATGCCGTCATCGCCGGCGACACCGTTGCCACCATCGAGGCCATGAAGATGGAGGCCTCAATCACGACGCCGGCAGCCGGCACGGTCTCCCGGCTGGCAGTGTCCGCTGTGGAACAGGTCCAGGGCGGAGACCTGCTGCTCGTTGTCGAGTAA
- the gcvH gene encoding glycine cleavage system protein GcvH, producing MSNIPEDLSYTAEHEWVTAPNADGVVRVGITDFAQDALGDVVYAQMPEVGTKVTANDVVGEVESTKSVSDIYAPVSGEVVSRNEALDTDSALINSDPYGEGWLIEVKLAEADAVESLLSASEYEQQVG from the coding sequence ATGAGCAACATTCCCGAAGACCTGTCCTACACTGCCGAACACGAGTGGGTTACCGCCCCGAACGCCGATGGCGTGGTTCGCGTAGGCATCACCGATTTTGCCCAGGACGCTCTGGGCGACGTCGTGTACGCCCAGATGCCGGAAGTGGGCACCAAAGTTACTGCGAACGACGTCGTGGGCGAGGTCGAGTCCACCAAGAGCGTGAGCGACATCTACGCCCCCGTGAGCGGCGAAGTCGTTTCCCGGAACGAAGCCCTGGACACCGATTCGGCCCTTATCAACAGCGATCCCTACGGCGAGGGCTGGCTGATCGAAGTCAAGCTCGCCGAAGCTGACGCAGTGGAGTCCCTGCTCAGTGCATCGGAGTACGAACAACAGGTAGGCTAA
- a CDS encoding bifunctional nuclease family protein, whose product MIEVEIVGVRIELPSNQPLVLLREIHGERHVPIWIGTPEASAIALAQQGVVPPRPMTHDLLIDVVESLGHSIVSVNIVAVEDNIFYGQLQFEDGTTVSSRASDALALALRAKCRIWCADSVMDEAGVRITEHDEGEDTEAGPTVDEERELRRFREFLDDVEPEDFDG is encoded by the coding sequence ATGATTGAAGTCGAGATCGTGGGTGTGAGGATCGAATTGCCCTCGAACCAGCCGCTGGTGCTGCTCCGCGAGATCCATGGCGAACGGCACGTGCCCATCTGGATCGGCACGCCCGAAGCCAGTGCAATTGCGCTGGCCCAACAGGGTGTGGTGCCGCCGCGTCCCATGACCCATGACCTCCTCATCGACGTTGTTGAGTCTTTGGGCCACTCGATCGTCAGCGTGAATATTGTTGCGGTGGAAGACAACATCTTCTACGGCCAGCTGCAGTTCGAAGACGGCACCACGGTGAGCTCCAGGGCCTCTGACGCCCTTGCCCTGGCCTTGCGGGCCAAGTGCCGCATCTGGTGTGCGGATTCCGTCATGGATGAAGCCGGTGTCCGGATCACCGAACACGATGAGGGCGAGGATACCGAGGCCGGTCCCACCGTGGACGAGGAGCGGGAACTGCGGCGTTTCCGCGAGTTCCTCGACGATGTGGAACCGGAAGACTTCGACGGCTGA
- a CDS encoding FHA domain-containing protein: protein MVGHEKNHSSGDYGTGGVKASETTSIHLTPVRDEPIIEPRLSREERVAVEALPFGSALLVAHSGPNAGARFLLDSDVTTAGRHPDADIFLDDVTVSRRHVEFRRTARSFEVVDTGSLNGTYVNHDRVDSVELRSGNEVQIGKFRLTFYLSPARAAGNV from the coding sequence ATGGTTGGTCACGAAAAGAACCACAGCAGTGGTGATTACGGCACGGGCGGAGTGAAGGCTTCGGAGACCACCTCGATCCACCTCACGCCAGTCCGTGACGAGCCGATCATTGAGCCCAGGCTGTCCCGGGAGGAACGGGTTGCCGTCGAGGCACTGCCTTTCGGTTCGGCACTACTGGTCGCCCACAGCGGACCCAACGCGGGCGCGCGCTTCCTGCTGGACTCGGACGTCACCACGGCCGGCCGCCACCCGGACGCGGACATCTTCCTTGACGACGTCACAGTGTCCCGCCGGCACGTCGAATTCCGCCGCACCGCCCGCAGCTTCGAGGTCGTTGACACCGGAAGCCTGAACGGAACGTACGTCAACCACGACCGCGTGGACAGTGTGGAGCTCAGGTCCGGAAATGAAGTCCAGATCGGCAAGTTCCGGCTCACCTTCTACCTCAGCCCTGCCCGCGCAGCAGGCAACGTCTGA